The candidate division KSB1 bacterium sequence ACCTTGTCGCAATGGATGACACGGCCGGTGGTGCTCATATCACGCGCATTACCCATACGCCCGCTTCGGAAAAGTCGCCTGTCTTTTCGCCGCAAGGCGACAAGCTCGCTTTCACCAGTGACCGTTCCGGCATTTACAACATCTATTTGCACGACTTTGCCACCCAAAAAGAATACCCGATCACCAACGTCGTCTCCGGCATCTTTCAGCTCTCCTGGGCCGGAGCGGGTTCGCATCTCACCTTCGTCTCATTTTTCAACGGCGGCTATGATGTGTATTTGCTCAAAAATCCGCTCGACATACAGCCGGAAACGATTCGCCTTGAAAAAACCACTTTCCTGACCGCCTGGGAGGGCAGACACAAGCGCGCCCTGCCCGACAGTCTCCCGGTCCCTGCACACACCGACGATGCGACCAGCAGGTATCGCCAGTATGTTTTCGGCAAAGATTTCGCCAACGGCATCGTCCAGCCGCGCCCCGAACGCGTGGCCCTCGCTGACAGCACGCAGTACAAAACCGCCGAGGGCAAATACCTGGTGCGGGACTACAAAACCAAATTCACCCCGGACATTGTCTACGGCAACGCCGGCTACAACCAGTTCTTCGGGGTGCAGGGGCAGACACAAATCTCGCTCTCCGATGTGCTCGGCAATCATCGCATCGATTTCATCACCGATCTGTTTTACGACCTGCGCCATTCCAACTATCTCGTGCGCTACTTTCACCTGCCGCGGCGCACGGACTATGGCATCGGCGCTTTTCATAATGCCTGGTACTTCTACAGCACCCGCTCCGGCTTGATGCGTGACCGCTATTACGGCCTCTCCGTCTTTGCCTCCCGGCCATTCAGCACCTTTCGCCGCCTGGAGGCCGGCGCGCTCTGGCTCGGCATCAATCGCGAATTTCTCCACCAGGAAGGCACGCCGGTGCGGCGGCTGCGGCTCGTGATCGGCAGCCTCGCCTATGTCACAGACACCGCGTTGTGGGGATGGACCGGACCCAACAATGGCAGCCGGTCCGAGCTGGCGGTGAGCTTTTCCCCCAAGATCACGGGGCACAACGGGCTGGGCTTTTTCACGGTGCGTGGCGATCTGCGGCGGTACCACAAGTTCTTCCGGGAATACAATTTCGTCTTGCGCCTGGCCGGCGGTCTGTCCGAAGGCAGCGAGCCGCAGCAGTTCCATCTTGGCGGCCTCGACAACTGGCTCAATCAACGCTTCAAGGGCGGCCTGCGCATCGACCGGCCGGAAGATATTTATTTCGCCAGCTTCGAAATGCCCCTGCGCGGCAGCGATTACTATGAAAAAACCGGCAATCGTTTTGTCCTGGTGAATCTCGAGTTCCGCTACCCGCTGATCCGGCAATTGCAGCTCGGCTGGCCGCTGCCGCTGGCGCTGGCAAATGTGCGCGGCACGCTGTTCACCGATCTGGGCGCAGCCTGGCACGGCAAATTCGGACGGCACGAGGCGTTTCAACCCTTTCGCAGATCCCCCTCGCTCCTGCCCACCTTGCATGATCTGCAGATGGGATACGGCCTGGGCGCACGCTCCAACCTGGGGTTTCTGCTTTTTCGCTTTGATGTCGCCTGGAAAACAAATCTCAATCAGGCCAGTTCGAAACCGCGATATTACTTCTCGCTCGGGGCGGAGTTGTAGGCGGAGGCGGCATGACCGTCAACCGCAGGCCCGCGTACCCCCTTGTGCAGAAAAGTCAGACGGGTGCCTGAAGCGGCAGACCGGCCGGCCGGCTCTGCAAACCGCGGGTTTTGAGTGTAAGAAAATGCCGTCACCGGCATGGCAGCACAGAGAAAAGGCAAGGCTTTGCTTGTTGAACATGTGCGGTATGACTTTCGCGCCAATACCCTTGTTGTGGCCTTGGGCACGCCTCGGATCTTTTTCCGTGTTTGGTTTCTGGCTGATGTTGGCGGCCATCCTGCCGCTGCAACTGCCAGCACAGCCTGCCGCTGCGATGGCAGCAGGGCAGCCTGCGTCTGACAACAGGCAGAGCACGGCTGACGGCATCACCGGCCTGCCGGCGTTTGTGCTGCGCACGTATCAATTCCTCGAAGTCGACGGTCGCGTGCGCCTGGAAATTCGCTTTGGCTTGATGAATGATCTGCTGCAATTCGTTCATGAGCAGCCTGACCGCTATCTTGCCGGCTATGAAGCCACCCTCGCCCTGCTCAATGAAGCCGGAGATTTCGTCACTGGCCGGACCTGGAAACGGCAGTTGCAAGTGCACACATTTGCAGAGACCAACGATCGCCAGCATCTCAATGAGGAACAGGCCGTCTTCCTGGTGGCAGCGGGCAAA is a genomic window containing:
- a CDS encoding BamA/TamA family outer membrane protein, giving the protein MTPGFSAFGGIFAFLLLILFPPLYSQTFGKNHVQYKSFQARYLQSRHFDIYFHAGGERLAEFTAEVAEQSYQALLADFRYELQDRITIVVYNSHNDFQQTNLNPGPPEEAVGGFTEFLKNRVVVPYEGDWEKFRHVIHHELTHAVMLQMVYGSGVQAILTGLGRIQMPLWFIEGLAEYESRGWDTESDLFMRDAALNGYVPAIHELSRHGFLAYKGGQSVFHYLAQRYGPKKISELLSRLKITKSLERAVRQSLGVEIEDLSKRWQQHLRRQYWPDIANRQEPQEIGTPLTDHLADRNVINNSAALSPKGDLVAFLSDKSDYFDIYLMSTLDGKIISKLVSGQKTDNLEELHWLRPGISWSPDGTQIVFAAKAGAQDALHLVDIHKRKIVRSLKFGLDGVFSPAWSPRGHEIAFVGLHNGQSDLYAVDLTSGQIRQITQDVFSDLEPSYSPDGARLAFVSDRGHHLDASRLEPDFKIWRSDYRNLDIYLVAMDDTAGGAHITRITHTPASEKSPVFSPQGDKLAFTSDRSGIYNIYLHDFATQKEYPITNVVSGIFQLSWAGAGSHLTFVSFFNGGYDVYLLKNPLDIQPETIRLEKTTFLTAWEGRHKRALPDSLPVPAHTDDATSRYRQYVFGKDFANGIVQPRPERVALADSTQYKTAEGKYLVRDYKTKFTPDIVYGNAGYNQFFGVQGQTQISLSDVLGNHRIDFITDLFYDLRHSNYLVRYFHLPRRTDYGIGAFHNAWYFYSTRSGLMRDRYYGLSVFASRPFSTFRRLEAGALWLGINREFLHQEGTPVRRLRLVIGSLAYVTDTALWGWTGPNNGSRSELAVSFSPKITGHNGLGFFTVRGDLRRYHKFFREYNFVLRLAGGLSEGSEPQQFHLGGLDNWLNQRFKGGLRIDRPEDIYFASFEMPLRGSDYYEKTGNRFVLVNLEFRYPLIRQLQLGWPLPLALANVRGTLFTDLGAAWHGKFGRHEAFQPFRRSPSLLPTLHDLQMGYGLGARSNLGFLLFRFDVAWKTNLNQASSKPRYYFSLGAEL